The following are from one region of the Deinococcus multiflagellatus genome:
- a CDS encoding PIN domain-containing protein: MAADRPALAPSELTAPVSAQRHPRTLPALNGTLNLTGRTVVLLLDANVIMRDLHAAVTRGPEDPPSALFELLGAPHGRLVMSAGDVALVGGVTRLERNIYDKFPAHAEAMVALWAAEVQPRLLFLDPAGLPDTPLSAEVRRPERDPDDADLALLGWVLDADGLLTYDKKAFGGLITTLEGKGTRGHGMYLCAFRDDLRVEQVVAWMVGVPITALATAALSMSESLKKYGITSRMQGVLALGLAGVLALWPQGRAAAGRAAMAYGTFAFNLMPTLEVTQQIQDARARVRPEWPATEDPVVRCARLLVRRRGTLTCTELRQHLGLRLTAGELFARLQAQPGLFDLHPGRRWSIRGTRSPEQQALPTPSP; this comes from the coding sequence ATGGCTGCCGACCGACCTGCTCTTGCCCCGAGTGAATTGACCGCGCCGGTCTCCGCTCAGCGTCACCCCCGCACCCTGCCGGCCCTGAACGGCACCCTCAACCTGACGGGACGCACCGTGGTGTTGTTACTGGACGCCAACGTCATCATGCGCGACCTTCACGCGGCCGTGACCCGCGGCCCGGAAGATCCGCCCTCCGCCCTGTTTGAACTGCTGGGTGCGCCGCACGGTCGCCTGGTCATGTCGGCGGGGGACGTGGCGTTAGTGGGCGGCGTCACGCGCCTGGAGCGCAATATCTACGACAAGTTTCCGGCCCATGCCGAGGCCATGGTGGCCCTCTGGGCAGCGGAGGTGCAGCCTCGGCTGCTGTTCCTTGACCCGGCCGGACTGCCGGACACGCCGCTGAGTGCCGAGGTGCGCCGCCCGGAGCGTGACCCTGATGACGCTGACCTGGCGCTGCTGGGCTGGGTTCTGGACGCGGACGGTCTGCTGACCTACGACAAGAAGGCCTTCGGGGGTCTGATCACCACGCTGGAAGGCAAGGGCACGCGTGGTCACGGCATGTACTTGTGCGCCTTCCGCGACGACCTGCGCGTCGAGCAGGTAGTGGCCTGGATGGTGGGGGTACCCATCACGGCGCTGGCCACCGCCGCCCTGAGCATGAGCGAATCCCTCAAGAAATACGGGATTACGTCGCGCATGCAGGGCGTGCTTGCGCTGGGCCTGGCCGGGGTGCTGGCCCTCTGGCCGCAGGGACGGGCCGCTGCTGGGCGGGCGGCGATGGCGTACGGCACGTTCGCCTTCAACCTCATGCCAACCCTGGAGGTCACCCAGCAGATCCAGGACGCCCGGGCGCGCGTCAGGCCTGAGTGGCCGGCCACCGAGGACCCCGTGGTGCGGTGTGCCCGGCTGCTCGTGCGGAGGCGAGGCACCCTGACCTGCACGGAACTGCGGCAGCATCTGGGGCTGCGCCTGACGGCCGGAGAACTGTTCGCTCGGCTTCAGGCCCAGCCGGGCCTCTTTGACCTGCATCCTGGCCGGCGCTGGAGCATTCGTGGGACGCGTTCTCCTGAGCAACAGGCCCTCCCTACGCCTTCGCCCTGA